GTGTCAGTAGAACAGAAGGAGACGCGGAAGTGCTAGCAGATATCGAGAGGATTACCCATCCACTGGAGCTTGCCGCGAGCTTCAAGTCGGCCATGAGCCGGGGCGCATCTTCAGTAGCGCTGGTCACTACTGTCGACGAAAACGGCCGTCCCCATGGCCTCGCCACGACGACATTCCTCTCTGTGTCAATGAACCCGGCGTCCGCGCTGATATGCGTGAACCGTTCAGCAAGCGCATCGCCGGTGATTAAGGACAGCGGGGTCTTCTGCGTAGTTCTGCTGCAATCCATTCATGAGGAAATCAGCGCCAGATTTAGCCGGCCCGATAATCGAGACCAGCGATTTGTCCAAGGCCGTTGGCGAGCTGGACCTGCTGGATTGCCGTACATCGATGATGCGCCCGCGGTGTTCTGCTCCGTTGCCTGAGAGGTGGAGCACGGCACCCATACGGTCATCATCGGAAATGTACACAACGTCATCGTGCCAGAAGTTCGAGACCCTCTCGTTTATACGGGAGGGCGATACGTCGTCTGGATGCAGGTGATATGGAAAGTTGAGGGCAAGAAGTCAGATGGAATCGAGCGCGGTGGTTTCGCCTCCCCGCGAGGAATTAATCAGGAGACGGCATGCGCAACTGGGTTCGATTGGGTGGTCGCGAAGACGCAATTGCGAATGTTGTTTTAGTGCGAAAAAACTGGAGAGATGTAAATGAGTTGGGAAGCTGACGAGGTACGAATTCATGAGTTTGGTGGTCCGGAACAGATGCGTCTGGAGAAGGTAACACTTCGAGACGTTGGGCCGGGTGAGGTTCTTCTGAGGCAGGATGCCGTGGGCATCAACTTCGTCGACACCTATCATCGCCGAGGCCTGTTTCCGATTGGCGAACTACCGCGTGCACTTGGCGTGGAAGCCGCCGGGATTGTTGAGGCGGTCGGCGAGGGGGTGACGCGGGTCCGTGTCGGCGACCATGTCAGTTACCCGAGGTCGGTTACGACGGGTTCCTATGCAAGTCGCCGCATCATGCCCGAACGGATGCTCATGCGCCTTCCCGAGGGCATCAGTAATGAGGTCGCAGCAGCAATCAGCCTGCAGGGCATGACGGTCCATATGCTGCTAAAGGGTGTTCGTGAACTCAAGCCGGGCAACACCATTCTAGTTCATAGCGCAGCTGGTGGCCTTGGTCTTTTGCTGGTTCAGTGGGCGAAGAGCATCGGTGTGCGCGTCATCGGGACAGTCGGCTCGCCTGAAAAGGCGGAGTTGGCAAAGTCCGTTGGCGCAGACGAAACCATCCTCTACAAAGAGGTCGACTTCGCGGAAGCGACGAAAGAGCTGACGAAAGGCGAAGGCGTCGATGTGGTCTACGAAGGCGTCGGCGGTGACACGCTCAAGCGTTCGCTCGCGGTTATCAAGCCATTCGGTCTCGCGGTCAATCTCGGCCAGGTTGGCGGACCTCTGCCAACGTTGGACCTGGCAGACCTCGGCCCATATCAGTCTCTTTCGGTGTGCGTGCCGGGTCTCTCGCCCTATCTGAAGACCTTGCAGGACATTCAGGTGGCAGCGGATGAGCTTTTCGGACATATCCTGTCCGGTGCGCTAAAGGTGCACATTGGCGCGCGGTTCCCCCTTGCCGCGGCTGCCGATGCTCACCGCCTTATTGAGAGCGGCAAGTCAATGGGCTCTGTCATTCTCGAGGTCTGATGCTTGAGCGAGCTTTGTTCGCATTTGTTTGTGCTGTCACAGAGCCCCTTGTTAGAAGCCGAGGCAGAGGGCCACACGTGACAGCGCAATCGTCGCAATGAACGGCAATTTCGCATCAAATTGAGCACCTGCGCAGTGAACGCATCGATATATCCTGCCTTGTCAGTCACTTTCCTGCAGCTTGACGCCTGCGCTACAAGCAGAACGGGCTGGATGTTCCGCACACGACTAGACGCTGGCTCTGGCCTGCGATTCGCACGTGAGTGGAACTCCTCCTGAAGGCTCATTACAGCTCGGCGCCGCTGCAGCCGACTTACGGGCCAATCCGTGTTGCGAGTGGCCGCCTTCGAGGCGGCCACCTGCTGAACGAATCATCTTCGGCCGGCCGTCGCTACCTACGCGACGTTGCGGTTCCGCTTCGGTCCGTTCAAGCTTGCGGGCTATTTGTCTTTCGCCGAAAGTTTTGTGAATTCCTGAGGTTTGAGCACTACGCCACAGTTGGTGTAGCTGGAGACGGTCTCGTAGCTGTCGGGCAGCTCAGGAAAGTAGTTGACATCGACCTTCATGTCCTTAGTCATTGCATGAAGAGGCGGAAGGTAGGCAAGAGAAGGAAGGGCTTTGCCTTGGAGTAGTGCGATGGCTGCCTGCATCGCTACGGGACCTTGACCGGGAGACGTTGAAATAGATATCCCGGGAATTTTCTGAGACACCAGCGCCTTGACGAACCCATTGACAGCGTCGCCGCCGACGGGCGTTGCCGGACCGTTCGCTGCTTTGAGAGCGTTGGTTACGCCTTGGCACCCGTGCTGACAAACAATTGCGTCGAAATTGCCATTCACGGCGATGGCATCGGAGACGACTTTCTGAACGGTGCCGGTATCCCAGTTGCCGACTACCTCTGTAACCTGAATGTCCTTGTACTTATCCAGGACCTCGCGCGCACCAGCATGTCGGGCTCGGTCATTTGGGGCACCCGCCGGTCCACGCACTTCGAGCAATCGGCCTTTTTTTGTTGGCATCAGGTCAACGACCGTCTGAGTCTTAAGTACGCCGAATGCCTTGAAATCCGGAGTGACTCTGAACACATCGGGACTGTCTACAACGTTATCGAATGACACAAGTACTGTGCCCGCCTGCTTTGCACGCCGGATAACCGCGTCGAACGCCTTGGGGTTCACCGAATCAAAGACGATGGCGTCATAGCCGACCTGGATGAAACTATCGATTGCAGCGATTTGGGCGACAACGTCGGACCCGGTGCCGACCACTTTCAGTTCCTTGATGTTCTTTGCATTCTCGGGTCGGGCAACCCACGCCTGCGTTTCCTGAACCATCTGTGTGAGCCACGGAATGCCGCTGAAGCCATAGACCAGCGCCACCCTGTAGGGTCCCGTGCGAGCCGGGTACTGAATCGTGCCCGCGGACGCTGGCGCGGGGGTATAGCAAGCCGGCATGAAAGTTTCGGCGGCCGTCGCAATCTGCGGTGCCATTGCCGCTACGAGCGCAAGTACCATAGCGCTCGCAAATGCGTGAGGGGCGCGTCTCGTTATATGTTTCATTGTTGTCTCCACCAGTCTCATTTCAATTTACTTCCAGCAATATCGGTACGCACCTAGGGAATCAGGCGGTAATCACGTAGCCGACGCAAGTGGGAAAGAATGCTCTGATGCGAATCAACGCATGCACCAAAGCCAGCCTGCCGAATCTTGATGGTGCTTTGGACCATGTCGGTGCCGAAGTTCAGCTGACCGTCAAGAAATGGCCATGACACCAGCTCGGACCACAGTGTCGGCTTCAGATTGTGCTTTCTGATTGTCCGTTCCCAGAGGCTTGCCTTGTCCTGCATCTGTTCGGCAAGAGACATGGGCTGGGGCGCGGCGACCGGCATGTCGAAGAACTCTGCCACGTCAGGCCAGAGGTGCTGCCACCGGAAGTTGTCGCCGTTCGTGACATTGAAGATTTCATTGCGAGCGGAAGGAGATGTGAGCGCCCACCGCACGGCTTGACCGAGAATTTCAGAGTCTGT
This genomic stretch from Paraburkholderia dioscoreae harbors:
- a CDS encoding flavin reductase family protein, encoding MLADIERITHPLELAASFKSAMSRGASSVALVTTVDENGRPHGLATTTFLSVSMNPASALICVNRSASASPVIKDSGVFCVVLLQSIHEEISARFSRPDNRDQRFVQGRWRAGPAGLPYIDDAPAVFCSVA
- a CDS encoding sugar ABC transporter substrate-binding protein, which gives rise to MAPQIATAAETFMPACYTPAPASAGTIQYPARTGPYRVALVYGFSGIPWLTQMVQETQAWVARPENAKNIKELKVVGTGSDVVAQIAAIDSFIQVGYDAIVFDSVNPKAFDAVIRRAKQAGTVLVSFDNVVDSPDVFRVTPDFKAFGVLKTQTVVDLMPTKKGRLLEVRGPAGAPNDRARHAGAREVLDKYKDIQVTEVVGNWDTGTVQKVVSDAIAVNGNFDAIVCQHGCQGVTNALKAANGPATPVGGDAVNGFVKALVSQKIPGISISTSPGQGPVAMQAAIALLQGKALPSLAYLPPLHAMTKDMKVDVNYFPELPDSYETVSSYTNCGVVLKPQEFTKLSAKDK
- a CDS encoding quinone oxidoreductase family protein, whose protein sequence is MSWEADEVRIHEFGGPEQMRLEKVTLRDVGPGEVLLRQDAVGINFVDTYHRRGLFPIGELPRALGVEAAGIVEAVGEGVTRVRVGDHVSYPRSVTTGSYASRRIMPERMLMRLPEGISNEVAAAISLQGMTVHMLLKGVRELKPGNTILVHSAAGGLGLLLVQWAKSIGVRVIGTVGSPEKAELAKSVGADETILYKEVDFAEATKELTKGEGVDVVYEGVGGDTLKRSLAVIKPFGLAVNLGQVGGPLPTLDLADLGPYQSLSVCVPGLSPYLKTLQDIQVAADELFGHILSGALKVHIGARFPLAAAADAHRLIESGKSMGSVILEV